The sequence TGTTGGATGCTTCAGATTTTAGGCAACAGATTTCCATTGCTTGTTTTAATGCTATAACAATTGATTGTAGTTTTTCCTTTAGTAATCACAACAGGGATCAAATTTACCTTTACAGTTGTTGTGTTTGCCTTGCGCACTTTGGGTTTTTCCTGTTCTTCTCTTTTTAGGTTTCACCCCAGTCACGCAGTGACTCCCACTCGCCATGAACAATGGAGTCAACATCAAAGTTCTATCCCAGAGCCAAAAAGATGCAGGCGTTAGTTCAAGTCTGCCTTTACCTCAGACCATGATGCCTCTGCCAAAGATGGATTCCAAACAGTACAGCGGCCTTCCCATTCCCAAAGTGCAGTATCAGCTCACTGCCAGAGGACAACCTGCATATTTTTCATCATCTGCTTCCTCTGGTCCTGCAGAAGTGGTGAGAGGTAAAGCTTTAAAAGCAAACCTACTGCAGCAAAAGCCTGGAATGTATTCTAACAGAGGCCCAGCCACTACAGAGCGAACCAATGGGACATGTTCGGCATACAGCAGCCCTCAGATACCAAAGAGGGACATTCCACGTTCCAAAGACACGTTGGACCTCCGAAACAGTGCAGTGACACATAAGGCTTTAAGAGACCTACAGTTAAAGAGAAACACCAACAAGAACTGGACGTTTGGAAAGAGTCGTCTAAGGAATCTAGATAATGCACGAGAGGGAGATACCTTTCTCAAGCTCTCAGCTAATTTTCACTCAGGCCAAGAACGAGGACATCTTCTTTATACCAAAGGGACAAATGGGAATGAAAAATCATGCCCTCCTTCTGCTGGACTGGAGCCCTTCCAAAGAGATGTGAGGGACATCTCAAACCAGGACTTAGGAACTTTTGTGGGAGATTTGTTTGGTAACAAACCAAGGGATTCTTACCAGAAGTTTAACATGAAACGCAGAGGGAGTGAACCAGGAAAAATCAGCATGGCGGCTATTGCTCCTTTTAGGTTCAGGTGAGGGCAGGTTTCACCTTTTCAAGTTAGAAAGATAAGCAGATAACTTTTTTTCTGACAAGAAGGACAAAAATCTTCATTTATATCAGTTTTTCCTTGGTCTTTAAATCAGTTACCAAGacttggatttgttttatacatttgtTGAACTGCTTTTGTGTTTGACTGTAGGTTTCAGGTCAGTGAAGACACAGATACTACCCTCGATGATCTCAGTGACTGTTCCTCTGATTCCATGGAGGTCTGCTGTGATGATTTTGGTGAGTCTGCAGCCTTTGGGCTATTTGGCTCAATCGAAGCAATGAGGTGGTCTATTAGAAGGTTTGGATGTTAGCTCTCTAAAGGTTAGTAAGATAAGTCTGTGTGGTTCCACAACTTTCGTGTTTTTTGTAAGCTTTTCTTTCTTACTTTCAAGAAtccaatagaaaaaaaaatagtattttcctgtacatttgtttttggtATTCATATAATAGGACTTTTAGGTGCTTTAATATTAATGT comes from Girardinichthys multiradiatus isolate DD_20200921_A chromosome 20, DD_fGirMul_XY1, whole genome shotgun sequence and encodes:
- the LOC124857226 gene encoding uncharacterized protein LOC124857226 gives rise to the protein MNNGVNIKVLSQSQKDAGVSSSLPLPQTMMPLPKMDSKQYSGLPIPKVQYQLTARGQPAYFSSSASSGPAEVVRGKALKANLLQQKPGMYSNRGPATTERTNGTCSAYSSPQIPKRDIPRSKDTLDLRNSAVTHKALRDLQLKRNTNKNWTFGKSRLRNLDNAREGDTFLKLSANFHSGQERGHLLYTKGTNGNEKSCPPSAGLEPFQRDVRDISNQDLGTFVGDLFGNKPRDSYQKFNMKRRGSEPGKISMAAIAPFRFR